The following proteins are encoded in a genomic region of Candidatus Dormiibacterota bacterium:
- a CDS encoding glycosyltransferase family 1 protein, with protein sequence MKRVGLDARLSRQMSVGMKLYAREMCAKLPLVAPEFAYATFSQGGNFDWSEQVALPLAIAKAGVDLVHFLSQYTPLVVPVRSIVTLHDVIHLCFPQHFKRKAAWYYRFVVRRACARAARVITADERTVDDIERFLGVDHAKIRVVALGVDPQLFAPAPGADAHAGERPYFLYVGNHRRHKDLATLLEAWCSLPERYEVDLYMSGPDDFGGALERASTKRRHARVLGELSVPELAAYYRGASALVHPALREGFGLTLLEAMAAGTPVVVCADAVPAVLEDAVLTFRARDVRMLAECLAAVLDDQGLRARLVNHGQMLARKFTWDRCARATADVYREVLA encoded by the coding sequence ATGAAGCGTGTCGGGCTCGACGCTCGGCTCTCGCGGCAGATGTCCGTCGGCATGAAACTCTACGCGCGCGAGATGTGTGCGAAGCTTCCCCTGGTGGCACCCGAGTTTGCGTACGCGACGTTCTCGCAGGGAGGAAACTTCGACTGGAGCGAACAGGTCGCGCTGCCGCTCGCCATCGCGAAGGCAGGCGTCGACCTCGTTCATTTTCTTTCACAATACACGCCGCTCGTCGTGCCAGTACGCTCCATCGTCACTCTGCACGACGTCATCCACCTCTGCTTTCCGCAGCATTTCAAGCGTAAAGCGGCGTGGTATTATCGCTTCGTCGTGCGGCGAGCCTGTGCGCGCGCGGCACGCGTCATAACGGCGGACGAGCGCACCGTGGACGACATCGAGCGTTTTCTCGGCGTCGACCACGCGAAGATTCGCGTCGTTGCCCTCGGTGTCGATCCGCAGCTCTTTGCGCCGGCTCCAGGCGCCGACGCGCACGCAGGAGAACGCCCGTACTTTCTGTACGTCGGGAATCATCGCAGGCACAAAGACTTGGCGACGCTGCTCGAGGCCTGGTGCTCTCTTCCGGAGCGTTACGAGGTGGATCTCTACATGAGCGGCCCGGATGACTTTGGCGGCGCTCTAGAGCGTGCGTCGACGAAGCGGCGACACGCGCGCGTTCTCGGAGAGCTCTCCGTGCCCGAGCTCGCGGCGTACTATCGCGGAGCGAGCGCCCTCGTGCACCCCGCTCTGCGCGAAGGCTTTGGCCTGACGTTGCTCGAGGCGATGGCCGCGGGAACGCCGGTCGTCGTCTGCGCGGATGCCGTGCCCGCCGTGCTGGAAGACGCGGTGCTGACCTTTCGGGCCAGAGACGTGCGCATGCTTGCGGAATGCCTTGCCGCCGTTCTGGACGACCAGGGGCTGCGCGCCCGGCTCGTCAATCATGGGCAGATGCTCGCACGGAAGTTCACGTGGGATCGGTGCGCGCGCGCAACCGCCGATGTCTATCGCGAGGTGCTCGCATGA
- a CDS encoding CTP synthase produces the protein MAKYIFFTGGVASSLGKGITAASLGRLLKARGISVSIQKLDPYINVDAGTMNPYQHGEVFVTEDGAETDLDLGHYERFIDENLTRANNVTTGQIYKAVIEKERRGEYLGATVQVIPHITNEIKAHVKRVAEASRAEVCIVEVGGTVGDIESLPFLEAIRQMRYDVGDENVMYAHLTLVPHLGAPDELKTKPTQHSVRELRGIGILPDAIVCRTQTSGPMPIELKEKIALFCDVARSAVVQNNDAPTIYAVPLNLEKEGLADAAVRKLHLDTRAPHLEEWEAIVERILHPERRVTIAIVGKYVELKDAYMSINEALYHSGAAHDAGVDIKRIDSEDIESDGVELLRGVDGILVAPGFGSRGVKGKLLAIRHARERKIPFLGICYGMQLACIEFARSVCGLPDAMTTEVDETSADPVIDFMPDQRNLEMYGGTMRLGNYACTLVPNSHAARAYGELEIGERHRHRYEFNNRYAPIFEEHGMLFTGFHTVGKTQLVEVIELPEAMHPWFVGTQAHPEFKSRPNRPSPLYRDFVGAALGRTHHGRSDSGVTVSTSTATQRP, from the coding sequence GTGGCCAAGTACATTTTCTTTACCGGGGGCGTGGCCAGTTCGCTCGGAAAGGGCATCACGGCCGCATCGCTCGGGCGCCTGTTGAAGGCCCGCGGCATCAGCGTCTCGATTCAAAAACTCGATCCCTACATCAACGTCGACGCCGGCACGATGAACCCGTATCAACACGGGGAGGTCTTCGTTACCGAGGACGGCGCAGAGACCGATCTCGATCTGGGTCACTACGAGCGTTTCATCGACGAGAACCTCACGCGTGCCAACAACGTGACGACCGGGCAAATCTACAAGGCCGTCATCGAGAAGGAACGCCGCGGCGAATATCTCGGCGCGACGGTACAAGTCATTCCCCATATCACGAACGAAATCAAGGCGCACGTGAAGCGCGTCGCCGAGGCAAGCCGCGCCGAGGTCTGCATCGTCGAGGTCGGCGGGACGGTCGGTGACATCGAGTCGCTACCGTTCTTGGAAGCGATCCGTCAAATGCGCTACGATGTCGGCGACGAGAACGTCATGTACGCGCACCTGACCCTCGTTCCCCACCTCGGTGCCCCCGACGAGCTCAAGACGAAGCCGACCCAGCACTCCGTGCGCGAGCTGCGCGGCATCGGCATCCTCCCCGACGCGATCGTCTGCCGAACGCAGACCTCCGGTCCGATGCCGATCGAGCTGAAGGAAAAGATCGCGCTCTTCTGCGATGTCGCTCGCTCCGCGGTCGTGCAGAACAACGACGCGCCGACGATCTATGCCGTACCGTTGAACTTGGAGAAAGAAGGCCTCGCCGATGCGGCGGTGCGCAAGCTTCATCTCGATACGCGGGCGCCGCACTTGGAGGAATGGGAGGCGATCGTCGAGCGTATCTTGCATCCGGAGCGCCGCGTCACGATTGCCATCGTCGGGAAGTACGTCGAGCTCAAGGACGCCTACATGTCCATCAACGAAGCGCTCTACCATTCCGGCGCCGCGCACGATGCGGGGGTCGACATTAAGCGCATCGATTCAGAGGACATAGAAAGCGACGGCGTGGAGCTTTTGCGCGGCGTCGACGGCATTCTCGTCGCGCCGGGCTTCGGCTCGCGCGGGGTCAAGGGCAAGCTGCTCGCGATCCGGCATGCGCGCGAACGCAAGATCCCATTTCTCGGAATCTGCTACGGCATGCAGCTGGCCTGCATCGAGTTCGCGCGCAGCGTCTGCGGGCTTCCCGACGCGATGACGACCGAGGTCGACGAGACTTCGGCGGACCCGGTAATCGATTTCATGCCCGATCAGCGTAATCTCGAAATGTACGGCGGAACCATGCGTCTGGGAAACTACGCGTGCACGCTCGTCCCGAATTCGCATGCGGCGCGCGCTTACGGCGAGCTCGAGATCGGCGAGCGCCACCGCCACCGGTACGAGTTCAACAACCGCTACGCGCCGATCTTCGAAGAGCACGGCATGCTCTTCACCGGTTTTCACACCGTCGGCAAAACGCAGCTGGTCGAAGTCATCGAGCTTCCCGAGGCGATGCACCCGTGGTTCGTCGGCACGCAGGCGCACCCGGAGTTCAAATCGCGCCCCAATCGCCCCTCGCCGCTCTACCGCGACTTTGTGGGCGCCGCGCTCGGGCGCACGCATCATGGGCGTAGCGATAGCGGTGTCACCGTGAGCACCTCGACAGCTACGCAGCGCCCCTGA
- a CDS encoding histidine triad nucleotide-binding protein: MECLFCKIVAGEIPADEIYRDDDAIAIADVNPQAPKHVLVLPRKHYATVADILDGGDEALLGHVVAVATKLARDFGSRGFRLVVNTGVEGGQTVDHVHVHVLAGRHMSWPPG; the protein is encoded by the coding sequence ATGGAGTGCCTTTTCTGTAAGATCGTTGCCGGAGAGATTCCAGCGGACGAGATCTACCGCGACGATGACGCGATTGCCATCGCCGACGTCAACCCGCAGGCCCCGAAGCACGTCTTGGTGCTGCCGCGCAAGCACTACGCGACCGTGGCCGACATTCTCGACGGCGGTGATGAAGCATTGCTCGGGCACGTCGTGGCGGTTGCGACAAAGCTCGCGCGTGACTTCGGTTCCCGCGGGTTCCGGCTCGTGGTGAACACTGGAGTCGAGGGCGGGCAGACCGTCGACCACGTGCACGTGCACGTCCTCGCAGGTCGCCACATGAGCTGGCCGCCCGGATAG
- the prmC gene encoding peptide chain release factor N(5)-glutamine methyltransferase, which yields MSKDVAQALRSASSRLSGASPSSGADAALLLAYTLEHDRAWLIAHGDEPLSAADLQRFEALVERRALGEPVAYLIGTAWFCGRPFKVSPAVLVPRPETEHVVEAALEHLRSYAKPVILDVGTGSGAIACTLAAELRGAVVYATERSTDALAVAERNARALRHPDPVACHPELVEGRLRFELADLLPRDEKLRFDCVVANLPYVPTAQLPRRPEPAAFEPREALDGGSDGLREYRRLLARLPGRLNDGAVVLLEAAPPSIAALRDLAAAAFPSARVGVGPDYAGLERYIRLVIPFDLPKKTKVR from the coding sequence GTGTCGAAGGATGTCGCCCAAGCTTTGCGCTCGGCGAGTTCGCGGCTCTCCGGAGCGTCGCCGTCCTCCGGCGCCGACGCAGCGCTGCTGCTCGCGTATACGCTGGAGCACGACCGCGCCTGGCTCATCGCTCATGGCGACGAGCCGCTTTCGGCCGCCGATTTGCAGCGTTTCGAAGCGCTCGTCGAGCGTCGCGCGCTCGGAGAGCCTGTCGCATATCTCATCGGTACGGCATGGTTCTGCGGGCGGCCCTTCAAGGTGAGCCCGGCGGTGCTCGTCCCGCGACCGGAGACGGAGCACGTCGTCGAAGCGGCCCTCGAGCACCTGCGCAGCTATGCGAAGCCGGTCATCCTCGACGTGGGCACGGGAAGCGGCGCGATCGCGTGCACGCTCGCCGCGGAGCTGCGTGGAGCGGTTGTCTACGCGACCGAGCGCAGCACGGACGCGCTTGCCGTTGCCGAACGCAACGCTCGTGCCCTGCGCCATCCCGACCCTGTCGCGTGTCATCCTGAGCTTGTCGAAGGACGCCTCCGGTTCGAGCTCGCGGATCTTCTGCCGCGGGACGAAAAGCTGCGCTTCGATTGCGTCGTCGCGAACCTGCCGTACGTTCCCACCGCGCAACTCCCTCGGAGACCCGAGCCTGCGGCTTTCGAGCCGCGAGAGGCGCTCGATGGCGGGTCCGACGGATTGCGCGAATACCGCCGTCTCCTGGCGCGCCTACCGGGGCGCCTCAACGACGGCGCAGTTGTGCTTCTGGAGGCCGCGCCGCCATCGATCGCGGCGCTGCGCGATCTCGCCGCGGCGGCGTTTCCGAGCGCACGCGTCGGCGTCGGTCCCGATTATGCTGGGCTCGAGCGCTACATTCGGCTTGTCATTCCCTTCGATTTGCCAAAGAAGACAAAGGTTCGATAA
- the ybeY gene encoding rRNA maturation RNase YbeY, whose product MIHFRNDVRRGGADGRSLKAAARRLMEALGEEGSSVSLSLVNDETMRQLNHRHRGKDVPTDVLSFPMREKHTPAQESSGYGPPEDILGDVVISVDMAKRQAADYGAPLQRELERLLIHGLLHLIGHDHHASRERNVMEAEERRLAQCIGMPWPYRAR is encoded by the coding sequence GTGATCCATTTTCGCAACGACGTGCGGCGCGGCGGTGCCGACGGCCGCTCGCTGAAGGCCGCGGCGCGCCGCCTCATGGAGGCGCTCGGCGAAGAGGGGTCTTCGGTGTCGCTCTCGCTCGTGAACGATGAAACGATGCGCCAGCTCAACCATCGTCACCGCGGCAAAGACGTGCCAACGGATGTCTTGTCCTTCCCCATGAGGGAGAAACATACGCCTGCGCAAGAGTCTTCGGGATATGGCCCTCCCGAAGACATCCTCGGCGACGTCGTCATCAGCGTGGACATGGCGAAGCGTCAAGCCGCCGATTACGGCGCGCCGCTCCAACGCGAGCTCGAGCGGCTGCTGATTCACGGTCTCTTGCATTTGATCGGGCACGACCATCACGCGTCCCGCGAGCGCAACGTCATGGAGGCGGAAGAGCGTCGCTTGGCGCAGTGCATCGGCATGCCGTGGCCCTATCGCGCGAGATGA
- a CDS encoding glycosyltransferase family 2 protein encodes MLARDEERNLPRALTSLPRGMQVLVIDARSRDRTVEFARAAGAQVIERDWTGFLDTRRIAASNVATPWTFMIDADEALDDALRDAILCADGDVDGYIVRRSTYYCGKALRMWKNEPLVRLFRTGRALLKGSCAAGGSAQVHERWVCEGPVAELRGTLLHYSYADAASYRAKFERYTDLEAAALHASPLRTAQEWLLVWPRWLRLLLLKGALLDGGRGIAAAYWSARYRYVACRKAR; translated from the coding sequence ATCCTCGCTCGTGACGAAGAGCGCAATCTTCCCCGCGCGTTGACGAGCCTGCCGCGCGGTATGCAGGTGCTCGTGATCGACGCGCGCTCGCGCGATCGAACGGTCGAGTTTGCCCGTGCCGCGGGCGCGCAGGTCATCGAACGAGATTGGACGGGCTTTCTCGACACGCGTCGTATTGCGGCGTCGAACGTTGCGACGCCGTGGACCTTCATGATCGACGCCGACGAAGCGCTCGACGACGCGCTGCGCGACGCAATCCTCTGCGCAGACGGCGACGTCGACGGCTACATCGTGCGCCGCTCGACGTATTATTGTGGAAAGGCCCTGCGCATGTGGAAAAACGAGCCTCTCGTGCGCCTCTTTCGTACCGGGCGCGCGCTTTTGAAAGGGAGCTGCGCCGCGGGCGGCAGCGCTCAGGTGCACGAACGCTGGGTCTGTGAAGGCCCGGTCGCTGAGCTGCGTGGAACCTTGCTGCACTATTCTTATGCAGATGCCGCTTCGTACCGCGCGAAGTTCGAGCGCTATACGGATCTCGAAGCCGCCGCACTGCATGCTTCGCCCCTGCGCACCGCGCAAGAATGGTTACTCGTGTGGCCGCGCTGGCTACGCCTGTTGCTCCTGAAAGGCGCGCTTCTCGACGGCGGCCGCGGCATCGCCGCCGCGTATTGGTCGGCGCGCTACCGGTACGTGGCGTGCCGCAAAGCGCGATGA
- the rpsU gene encoding 30S ribosomal protein S21 translates to MMEVRIAPGESIESALRRFKKATQKAGILAEARKHEHYEKPSVRRKKKSAAARKRRV, encoded by the coding sequence ATAATGGAAGTCCGCATCGCGCCGGGTGAATCGATTGAGAGCGCCCTGCGGCGCTTCAAGAAGGCCACCCAGAAAGCCGGCATCCTCGCCGAGGCTCGCAAACACGAGCATTACGAGAAGCCGAGTGTGCGCCGAAAAAAGAAGTCAGCCGCCGCTCGCAAGCGTCGCGTCTGA
- the floA gene encoding flotillin-like protein FloA (flotillin-like protein involved in membrane lipid rafts), which produces MALVTGIIVLFAIILFIMFLYYFPLGLWIRTIAAGVPIGIITLVRMRLIGIPPGIIVTNYVRARKAGLNVTIDPMQSHYLAGGNVEAVTLAMIAAQRAQLPLEWQRAAAINLAGRNVLEAVQTSVNPKVIETPTFQGVAQNGIQLNVKARVTVRSNLDRYVGGAGELTVIARVGEGVVAAVGAAVDHKEVLEYPDRISKAVLAKGLDAGTAFEIVSIDIADVDVGKNIGAELQTSQAEADRRIAQAKAAERQYAALAGEQEQKALTQAMRAKVVEAEASIPLAIAEAFRSGNLGVMDYYRLRNIQADTEMRSSIGASETPPQSEATQQPPPMTP; this is translated from the coding sequence GTGGCACTCGTGACCGGCATCATTGTCCTCTTCGCGATCATCCTCTTCATCATGTTCCTCTACTACTTTCCGCTCGGCTTGTGGATCCGTACGATCGCTGCCGGCGTGCCGATCGGCATCATCACGCTCGTGCGCATGCGCTTGATCGGCATTCCTCCGGGAATCATCGTTACGAACTACGTGCGCGCGCGCAAAGCGGGCTTGAACGTGACGATCGATCCGATGCAGTCGCATTATCTCGCCGGCGGCAACGTGGAGGCGGTCACGCTCGCGATGATCGCAGCGCAGCGCGCCCAGCTCCCGCTGGAGTGGCAGCGCGCAGCCGCCATCAACCTCGCCGGACGCAACGTGCTCGAGGCGGTCCAGACATCGGTCAATCCTAAGGTCATCGAGACGCCGACCTTCCAGGGCGTCGCGCAAAACGGCATTCAGCTTAACGTCAAGGCGCGGGTCACGGTGCGCAGCAACCTCGACCGCTACGTCGGCGGCGCCGGCGAGCTGACCGTCATCGCGCGCGTGGGCGAGGGCGTCGTCGCCGCGGTCGGCGCGGCCGTCGACCACAAAGAGGTGCTCGAGTACCCCGACCGGATCAGCAAGGCCGTGCTCGCGAAGGGGCTCGACGCCGGAACCGCCTTCGAGATCGTCTCGATCGACATCGCGGACGTCGATGTGGGAAAGAACATCGGAGCCGAGCTGCAGACGAGCCAAGCGGAGGCCGACCGGCGCATTGCACAGGCCAAGGCTGCGGAACGGCAGTACGCCGCGCTCGCCGGCGAGCAAGAGCAGAAGGCGCTCACGCAAGCGATGCGCGCCAAGGTTGTCGAGGCGGAAGCATCGATACCGCTCGCGATCGCGGAAGCGTTTCGCAGCGGCAACCTCGGGGTGATGGACTACTATCGTTTGAGGAATATTCAGGCAGACACGGAAATGCGTAGCTCGATCGGCGCGTCGGAGACGCCGCCGCAGTCGGAGGCGACTCAACAGCCGCCTCCGATGACGCCGTAG
- a CDS encoding copper amine oxidase N-terminal domain-containing protein, with translation MIWRAALLVAAVLALTAVHRAAPAPEIGIVINGETLPLEPPPLLIRGILLVPVQRTVHALGLDFSTLGSSMITHVGEKTVVLRDGSRIATVDGARVLLDAPATRRNGVFYAPLRFFTSVLGAEATFNRREHVVSIVSQLVGRSGLGDFTVGNRTVNVGTVTAVDVDSAPPTVTLSFNGSVRTIPISNNALITMHDVGVDIDIPGELTDIRPGDYAEIAMRSDGTVTSVVDEYGSRYGVVAVVNPNELLMQDGHVIAPDRDTEVSLNGKPASFGDLVAGDRVTVRYNVETGEVREIVAERAAEPTSGQSGSANISDVTIDATHPLRAGDTLNVTMHGAPGGAATFDIGAYVAGIAMTERAPGTYVGSYAIAANANFADTPIVAHLQMHDGSSVEARAAQTLSASGRAPGISTVGPSDGATVTLNAPAIYATFVTDAVPVNPSSIRLEVNGRDVTPECVRTANFIQYLPETAYRRGAVRVRVRVADEAGNTATKSWSFIIR, from the coding sequence ATGATTTGGCGCGCCGCGCTCCTCGTCGCAGCCGTGCTCGCTCTGACCGCCGTGCACCGCGCCGCCCCGGCACCGGAGATCGGCATCGTCATCAATGGAGAGACGCTGCCGCTCGAGCCGCCGCCGCTTTTGATCCGTGGGATCCTGCTCGTTCCGGTGCAACGCACGGTACACGCTCTAGGACTCGATTTCAGCACCCTCGGCTCGAGCATGATCACGCACGTGGGCGAGAAGACGGTCGTGTTGCGCGACGGCAGCCGCATTGCCACGGTCGACGGCGCGCGCGTGTTGTTAGATGCGCCGGCGACGCGCCGTAACGGCGTCTTTTACGCGCCGTTGCGTTTCTTCACGTCGGTGCTCGGTGCCGAGGCGACCTTCAATCGCCGCGAGCACGTCGTCTCGATCGTCTCGCAGCTCGTCGGCCGGTCCGGACTCGGCGACTTCACCGTCGGCAACCGCACGGTCAACGTCGGAACCGTAACGGCGGTCGACGTCGACTCCGCGCCGCCGACCGTGACCCTTTCCTTCAATGGGTCCGTTCGCACGATTCCGATTTCGAACAACGCGCTGATCACGATGCATGACGTAGGCGTCGACATCGACATCCCCGGCGAGCTCACCGACATCCGGCCCGGAGACTATGCCGAGATCGCCATGCGCTCGGACGGCACCGTGACGTCGGTCGTCGACGAATACGGTTCTCGGTACGGCGTGGTCGCGGTCGTGAACCCAAACGAGCTCTTGATGCAAGATGGCCACGTTATCGCGCCCGATCGCGATACCGAGGTATCGTTGAACGGAAAGCCGGCGTCGTTCGGCGATCTCGTCGCCGGCGATCGCGTGACGGTGCGGTACAACGTCGAGACGGGCGAGGTCCGCGAGATCGTCGCCGAGCGCGCGGCAGAGCCGACGAGCGGACAAAGCGGGAGCGCGAACATCAGTGACGTCACGATCGATGCAACGCACCCGCTGCGTGCCGGCGACACGCTGAACGTGACCATGCACGGCGCTCCCGGCGGCGCCGCCACGTTCGACATCGGTGCGTACGTCGCTGGCATCGCGATGACGGAACGCGCACCGGGAACGTACGTTGGAAGCTACGCTATTGCCGCAAACGCGAACTTCGCGGATACGCCGATCGTAGCGCACCTCCAGATGCACGACGGCAGCTCGGTGGAAGCGCGCGCGGCGCAGACGCTCTCCGCGTCGGGTCGGGCACCGGGCATCTCAACGGTCGGACCGAGCGACGGTGCTACCGTGACGCTGAACGCCCCCGCGATCTATGCGACCTTCGTCACCGATGCCGTGCCGGTCAATCCATCGAGCATTCGCTTGGAGGTGAACGGCCGGGACGTAACGCCGGAATGCGTTCGCACGGCGAACTTCATTCAGTACCTGCCCGAGACGGCGTATCGGCGCGGCGCCGTTCGCGTTCGCGTTCGCGTCGCCGACGAAGCGGGAAACACGGCAACCAAGTCCTGGAGCTTCATCATACGATAG
- a CDS encoding PhoH family protein: protein MTSRSISLERLADRVRLFGEYDGNLSALEEGLDVRLRTEDDRLVLSGEQRNVERAADALTSMLEAAMEGTQITPHDVALAVADTERGGGRALAATLLRGQRGREIRPRTAGQRSFVEAIDANTLTVGIGPAGTGKTFLSVVMAVRALKAHEVARVVLSRPAIEAGEKLGFLPGDFREKVDPYMRPLYDALGELLDESVVARYMERGTIEVAPLAYMRGRTLSDAFVILDEAQNATGGQLKMFLTRLGSGSKMVVVGDVTQIDLIGATSGLLDAAQRLARVEDVAVIEFGEGDVVRHPLVTRIVRAYGNTSQ, encoded by the coding sequence TTGACGTCCCGCAGCATCAGCCTCGAACGCTTGGCGGATCGCGTTCGGCTCTTCGGCGAATACGACGGCAACTTGTCTGCCTTAGAAGAAGGACTCGACGTCCGGCTGCGCACGGAGGACGACCGCCTCGTGCTCAGCGGCGAGCAGCGTAACGTCGAGCGCGCCGCGGATGCGCTCACGAGCATGCTCGAGGCGGCGATGGAGGGAACGCAGATCACGCCGCATGACGTGGCGCTTGCGGTCGCGGACACCGAGCGCGGCGGAGGCCGCGCATTGGCGGCGACGCTGCTGCGCGGGCAGCGGGGCCGCGAGATTCGCCCCCGGACCGCGGGCCAGCGCAGCTTCGTCGAGGCGATCGATGCCAACACGCTGACGGTCGGCATCGGGCCGGCGGGCACCGGGAAGACATTTCTCTCGGTCGTGATGGCCGTGCGTGCGCTCAAAGCGCACGAGGTCGCGCGCGTCGTGCTTTCGCGTCCCGCAATCGAAGCCGGCGAGAAGCTCGGTTTTCTTCCTGGCGATTTCCGCGAAAAGGTCGACCCCTACATGCGCCCGCTCTACGACGCTCTGGGCGAGCTGCTCGACGAGAGCGTCGTCGCGCGTTACATGGAACGCGGCACGATCGAGGTCGCGCCGCTTGCATACATGCGTGGCCGCACGCTCTCGGACGCGTTCGTCATCCTCGACGAGGCACAGAACGCGACGGGCGGCCAGTTGAAGATGTTTCTCACGCGCCTTGGCTCCGGATCGAAGATGGTCGTCGTCGGGGACGTGACGCAGATCGATCTTATCGGCGCCACGAGCGGCCTGCTCGATGCGGCGCAGCGCCTGGCACGCGTCGAAGACGTCGCCGTGATCGAGTTCGGCGAGGGCGACGTGGTACGTCACCCGCTCGTGACGCGCATCGTGCGCGCCTACGGCAACACGTCGCAGTGA
- a CDS encoding NfeD family protein, translated as MKAVRLRAGIWLGLLLCGIASLCAQAVSAPASAPIVVIPIHGTVDDGMAHLVQRSVAEANGEHAAAIVLDVDSPGGLVSSVFDIEDALRSAQVPVIAYVSERAYSAAALITLSAQRIIMAPGASIGAAEPIPNTPKEVSALTAEFESTAQRNHHNPTIAGAMVNRSIAIPGLKAAGTILTLNTVQALRYHVAIAVEPSLDAALAAVHLNANSRLHEHLTWAERLARFATDPTVSGLLLSIGMLGIMVELYTLHGIAGLIAIIAFGLFFGTHVYAGFSNWGVVALAVLGFIGILWELHVVPGHTFPGVLGGIALVAAVVLAFGIPNIAVAFETLAAAIALTIVVFLLLLRVLPENAWMHRLALTYAQGSDYVSSRDFGDLKGRTGIAASQLRPAGVASIDGRRIDVLTEGEYVAQGTPIRVTRVEGARIFVEPGSGLGPT; from the coding sequence ATGAAGGCGGTTCGCCTGCGAGCCGGGATATGGCTCGGACTCCTCTTGTGTGGGATTGCGTCGCTTTGCGCGCAAGCCGTTTCGGCCCCGGCGTCGGCCCCGATCGTCGTTATTCCCATCCACGGAACGGTGGACGATGGGATGGCACATCTCGTGCAGCGCTCCGTCGCGGAGGCGAACGGCGAGCACGCGGCGGCGATCGTGCTCGACGTCGACAGCCCAGGCGGCCTCGTCTCGTCGGTCTTCGATATCGAGGACGCACTGCGCTCCGCACAGGTTCCGGTGATCGCGTATGTCAGCGAGCGCGCGTACTCGGCGGCGGCGCTCATCACGCTCTCGGCGCAGCGGATCATCATGGCGCCGGGCGCCTCGATCGGCGCAGCGGAGCCGATTCCGAACACGCCCAAGGAAGTTTCGGCACTGACCGCCGAGTTCGAGTCGACGGCACAGCGCAATCATCACAACCCGACGATCGCGGGCGCGATGGTCAATCGCAGCATCGCGATCCCTGGGCTTAAAGCAGCCGGAACGATCCTGACGCTGAACACGGTGCAGGCGTTGCGCTATCACGTTGCCATCGCCGTCGAGCCGTCGCTCGACGCCGCGCTTGCGGCCGTGCATTTGAACGCGAACTCGCGTCTGCACGAGCACTTGACGTGGGCGGAGCGCCTCGCACGTTTTGCGACCGACCCGACCGTAAGTGGCCTGCTGCTCTCCATCGGCATGCTCGGCATCATGGTGGAACTCTACACGCTGCACGGCATAGCCGGGCTCATCGCGATCATCGCGTTCGGACTCTTCTTCGGAACGCACGTCTACGCAGGATTTTCGAACTGGGGCGTTGTCGCGCTCGCCGTGCTTGGGTTCATCGGCATCCTTTGGGAGCTACACGTCGTGCCGGGGCACACGTTTCCCGGTGTCTTGGGGGGCATCGCGCTCGTCGCGGCGGTCGTATTGGCCTTCGGCATTCCAAACATCGCGGTGGCCTTCGAGACGTTGGCGGCCGCCATCGCGCTGACGATCGTCGTCTTTCTGCTCCTGCTGCGCGTGCTGCCGGAGAACGCATGGATGCATCGTCTCGCGCTCACGTACGCGCAGGGGAGCGATTACGTTTCAAGTCGCGATTTCGGCGACCTCAAAGGTCGCACTGGAATCGCCGCCTCACAGCTTCGCCCCGCGGGCGTCGCCTCCATCGACGGCCGCCGTATCGACGTTCTCACCGAGGGTGAATACGTCGCGCAGGGTACGCCGATTCGCGTCACGCGCGTCGAAGGCGCGCGCATCTTCGTCGAGCCCGGCTCCGGGCTCGGCCCCACATAA
- a CDS encoding GatB/YqeY domain-containing protein, whose product MGLLKDRFASDLREAMKARDQLRADTLRSAISGFTYKRGETGREPTDAEELDVVRRLVKQRADSIEEFEKAGRTELAQKERAEREVLLAYLPQQKSADEVRAIVATAMATLPAGERNQGAVMKAVMPQLRGLADGKLVAEIVQEALKARESK is encoded by the coding sequence ATGGGCTTGCTGAAGGATCGCTTCGCCTCTGACTTGCGTGAGGCGATGAAAGCGCGCGACCAGCTCCGAGCCGATACGCTGCGCTCTGCGATCTCCGGCTTCACGTACAAGCGTGGCGAGACGGGCAGGGAGCCGACCGATGCGGAGGAGCTCGACGTCGTCCGCAGGCTCGTGAAGCAGCGCGCCGACTCGATCGAGGAGTTCGAGAAGGCGGGCCGGACCGAGCTCGCGCAGAAGGAGCGCGCCGAACGCGAGGTGCTTCTGGCGTACTTGCCGCAGCAGAAATCTGCGGATGAGGTGCGCGCGATCGTCGCGACGGCGATGGCAACCTTGCCTGCCGGCGAGCGCAATCAAGGTGCCGTCATGAAGGCGGTGATGCCGCAGCTGCGCGGCCTCGCAGATGGAAAGCTCGTCGCCGAGATCGTCCAGGAGGCGCTGAAGGCCCGCGAAAGCAAGTAG